In the Flavisolibacter tropicus genome, one interval contains:
- the recN gene encoding DNA repair protein RecN produces the protein MLSRLSIQNYAIIDELDVDFSSNLNIITGETGAGKSIILGALGLILGGRSDSGALKNREKKCIVEGTFKNELLDDHVTTFLKERELDILDELVVRREIAPNGKSRAFVNDTPVNLSQLNQLSSLLVDLHQQFDTLEIGESDFQREVLDALAGNFPLLKTYRQYFSQLQATRRKLDTLREQKNQFNKEFDYHQFQFNELEEAGFKENELEDLELELKTQTNAEGIRLALGKTYHGLEESEEPIIRQLKTMVNALQPYCDLHADIPSLIQRLQSAYIELQDIADETDRISNHISADPALIEKINDRLSLGYKLLKKHGVKTTEELLAIKRELEEKLQAVLNIDDEITAIEKDFAQQIQQADEMADKISKARYAQIAPLEKKVNIMLAQVGMPNARLQVAIKKTNLSDAGFDEIEFLFDANKSNQFQPLRKVASGGELSRLMLCIKSLVATSMNLPTLIFDEIDTGISGEAAKQVGVIMKELAGARQVICITHQPQIAGKADAHYLVYKAVKGDSITTGVRLLNVDERIVAIAKMLSGEKPTAAALENAREMVMN, from the coding sequence ATGCTGAGCCGACTATCTATACAGAACTACGCAATTATTGACGAATTGGACGTTGATTTCTCTTCCAACCTCAATATCATTACCGGTGAAACAGGAGCCGGTAAATCAATTATTCTTGGCGCTTTAGGATTGATCCTGGGCGGGCGTTCGGATAGTGGCGCCTTAAAGAACCGGGAGAAAAAATGTATTGTAGAAGGTACTTTTAAAAATGAGTTGCTGGATGATCATGTAACTACTTTTTTAAAGGAACGCGAGCTGGACATTCTGGACGAGTTAGTAGTGCGTAGAGAGATTGCGCCTAACGGTAAGTCCAGGGCATTTGTAAATGATACACCGGTAAACCTTTCACAGCTCAATCAGCTAAGCAGTTTATTGGTAGACCTACACCAACAATTTGATACGTTAGAAATAGGTGAAAGCGACTTCCAGCGCGAAGTGCTCGATGCGTTGGCCGGCAATTTCCCTTTATTAAAAACTTACCGTCAATATTTTAGTCAATTACAAGCTACACGTAGAAAGTTAGATACCCTTCGTGAGCAAAAGAACCAGTTCAACAAAGAGTTTGACTACCACCAATTTCAATTTAATGAATTGGAGGAAGCTGGGTTTAAAGAGAATGAACTGGAAGATTTAGAACTAGAGCTGAAAACGCAGACCAATGCAGAAGGAATTCGCCTGGCATTGGGTAAAACTTATCATGGCTTAGAGGAAAGTGAAGAACCAATTATTCGCCAGTTAAAAACCATGGTAAATGCGTTGCAACCTTACTGTGACCTCCATGCGGATATACCATCACTTATACAACGTTTGCAATCAGCATATATTGAGCTTCAGGATATTGCTGACGAAACAGATCGGATCAGTAATCATATTAGTGCAGATCCTGCCTTGATTGAAAAGATCAACGATCGGTTATCGCTAGGATATAAGCTTTTGAAAAAACATGGCGTCAAGACAACTGAAGAATTACTTGCCATAAAAAGAGAGTTGGAGGAAAAGCTACAGGCTGTATTGAATATTGACGATGAAATTACTGCCATTGAAAAGGACTTTGCCCAACAGATACAGCAGGCAGATGAAATGGCAGATAAAATATCAAAAGCGCGGTATGCACAAATAGCTCCATTGGAAAAGAAAGTGAATATCATGCTGGCACAAGTGGGAATGCCCAACGCACGCTTGCAGGTAGCTATAAAGAAAACGAATCTTTCTGATGCAGGTTTTGATGAAATTGAGTTCCTGTTTGACGCCAATAAGAGCAACCAGTTTCAGCCATTACGTAAGGTGGCGTCTGGTGGGGAATTAAGCCGATTAATGCTCTGTATTAAATCGCTGGTAGCAACGTCAATGAATCTACCTACGTTGATCTTTGACGAAATCGATACAGGTATATCGGGTGAGGCGGCCAAACAAGTAGGTGTGATCATGAAAGAGCTGGCCGGTGCTCGTCAGGTAATTTGTATTACACACCAGCCACAAATAGCCGGCAAGGCAGATGCCCATTATCTGGTATACAAAGCTGTAAAAGGTGATAGCATTACAACAGGAGTCCGTCTGTTGAACGTAGACGAGCGTATAGTAGCTATTGCTAAAATGCTGAGCGGTGAAAAACCCACAGCTGCTGCTTTAGAAAATGCCAGGGAAATGGTGATGAACTAA
- a CDS encoding zinc ribbon domain-containing protein, with translation MANVKEYSVEEKLTSLVNLQKVDSKLDEIRILKGELPMEVADLEDEIQGLHARQLRIEEEINGITEFISQKKEAIKEAEGLLKKYEKDSENVKNNREFEAINKEIEMQQLEIKLCEKHIKDANEEIAEKAQALEKAKKALNTKEGVLNSKKGELEKIIASTEKEEAQFLKSAEAARSHVDDRLLASYEKIRKNYRNGLAVVPVERDACGGCFYSIPPQKQSEIKQRKKVMVCENCGRILVDAELVDSVEVK, from the coding sequence ATGGCAAACGTTAAAGAATACTCTGTAGAAGAGAAACTTACTTCACTGGTTAATCTTCAAAAAGTTGATAGCAAACTTGATGAAATCCGCATCCTGAAAGGTGAATTACCAATGGAAGTGGCAGACTTGGAAGATGAGATCCAAGGTTTGCACGCACGTCAATTGCGTATTGAAGAAGAAATTAACGGTATTACCGAGTTTATTTCTCAAAAGAAAGAGGCTATAAAAGAAGCTGAGGGCTTGTTGAAGAAATATGAAAAAGATAGCGAGAATGTAAAGAATAACCGTGAGTTTGAAGCTATCAATAAAGAGATTGAAATGCAGCAACTTGAAATCAAGTTGTGTGAAAAGCACATCAAAGATGCTAATGAAGAAATTGCTGAAAAGGCACAAGCTTTAGAAAAAGCGAAAAAGGCTTTAAATACAAAAGAAGGTGTTTTAAACAGCAAGAAGGGTGAGTTAGAAAAGATCATTGCATCTACCGAAAAGGAAGAAGCGCAATTCTTAAAATCAGCTGAAGCTGCTCGCAGTCATGTAGATGATCGCTTGTTGGCTAGCTATGAAAAGATTCGCAAGAACTATCGTAATGGCTTAGCCGTAGTGCCGGTAGAGCGTGATGCTTGTGGTGGTTGTTTCTATTCTATTCCTCCTCAAAAACAAAGCGAGATCAAACAACGCAAGAAAGTAATGGTGTGTGAGAACTGCGGTCGTATCTTGGTTGACGCTGAACTAGTAGATTCAGTTGAAGTAAAGTAA
- a CDS encoding Nif3-like dinuclear metal center hexameric protein: MVFIHELVNSLEQFAPTALQEAYDNCGLLTGTPHTACTGVLTTLDVTVDVLREAKENGCNLVVAHHPIIFGGLKSITGKNYVEQVIMEAIKNDIAIYAAHTNMDNVLLGVNGKMSEKLGLTNTAVLSPKQKILRRLITFAPNNKANEVRDAVFAAGAGHIGQYSDCSFNSKGVGTFKAEKGADPYVGEIGKLHEEEETKIEIVYPFYLEQQVVKALIENHPYEEVAYDIFTMENVHWGIGSGVIGELPFPMEENDFLKQIKDTFQCGAVRHTPLTGKKVKKVALCGGAGAFLIKKALSDGADFYITADVKYHEFFDAEGKMVIADIGHYESEQYTVELLHDLIAKKFPTFAVLKTSINTNPIQYFV, encoded by the coding sequence ATGGTTTTCATTCACGAATTGGTAAACAGCCTGGAGCAGTTTGCCCCCACCGCCCTGCAGGAAGCGTACGACAACTGTGGCCTGCTCACCGGTACCCCCCACACCGCCTGCACCGGGGTGCTCACCACCCTCGACGTCACCGTGGACGTCCTGCGGGAAGCTAAAGAAAACGGTTGTAATCTCGTTGTTGCACATCATCCTATCATATTTGGTGGACTTAAGAGCATTACAGGTAAAAACTATGTTGAACAGGTAATCATGGAGGCTATTAAGAACGATATAGCTATCTATGCGGCTCACACCAACATGGACAATGTATTATTAGGCGTTAATGGTAAAATGTCTGAAAAGCTGGGACTTACCAATACAGCTGTTTTAAGTCCTAAGCAAAAGATATTACGCCGCCTGATAACCTTTGCGCCTAATAATAAGGCCAATGAAGTACGTGATGCTGTTTTTGCTGCTGGTGCTGGACATATAGGTCAATATTCAGATTGTAGTTTTAATAGCAAAGGTGTTGGAACTTTCAAAGCCGAAAAGGGTGCAGATCCCTATGTAGGAGAGATTGGAAAACTGCATGAAGAAGAAGAAACAAAGATTGAGATCGTTTATCCTTTTTACTTAGAGCAGCAAGTGGTAAAAGCGTTAATAGAAAATCATCCCTACGAAGAAGTAGCGTATGATATTTTTACCATGGAAAATGTTCATTGGGGCATTGGGTCGGGTGTTATTGGGGAGCTACCTTTTCCTATGGAAGAAAATGATTTCCTGAAGCAAATAAAAGATACTTTCCAGTGTGGGGCGGTTCGGCATACACCGCTCACAGGTAAAAAGGTAAAAAAAGTAGCCTTGTGCGGTGGAGCAGGGGCATTTCTTATTAAAAAAGCTTTAAGTGATGGTGCTGACTTTTATATTACAGCCGATGTTAAATACCATGAGTTTTTTGATGCTGAAGGGAAAATGGTGATCGCAGATATTGGACATTATGAAAGTGAGCAATATACAGTGGAGTTATTGCATGATTTGATCGCCAAAAAATTCCCTACCTTTGCCGTCCTTAAAACAAGCATCAACACGAATCCCATACAGTATTTTGTATAA